GCCATCAATACCGCATCCATGCGCTGCCCCGCGCTGAGCCGGGCAGGAACGGTTGTGGTATGCAGGATACCGTCGCGGTGGATGTTCTCGCCTGGGTCGAAGCAGGCGATTTCACCGCTGACGCCACGGGCTGCGATGACTGAGACTTCATGGCTGAAATTCACGAACCCTTCAAGGATTGAGGGCGCACCTGCCATGGCAGCCAAGGCTTCGGCTGCGTCATCAGGTGTCTTGATCCGGGCCTGCCCCTTGCCGTCATAGCCAAAACGTCGGGTCTTCAGGATCGACGGGGCGCCGATCTGCGTCAGCGCCGCGTCGAGGCTTGCCTGATCAGAGATATCGGCAAAAGCGGCAGTTTGCAGGCCCAGATCCTGCAGAAAAGTCTTCTCGGTCAGGCGATCCTGACTGATGCGCAGTGCCTCGCGGCCCGGGCGGATCGGCTTCAGTGTTTCAAGCAGATCAAGGGCCGAGGTCGGGATGTTTTCAAACTCATAGGTGATCACATCGACGGAAGCGGCGAATGCCGCCAGTGCTTCGGCATCTTCGTAGCTGGCGGTGGTGATCCGGTCGGCAACATGGGCTGCAGGCGGCGTGGCGCTGGGCTCAAAGATATGGGTTCTGAACCCGAGGCGCGAGGCCGCGACCGAGAGCATCCGCCCCAGCTGACCACCACCGAGGATGCCGATGGTTGCGCCGGGCTTCAGAGCGTTTTCAGACAGATCAGTCATCGGCAGGTTCCTCCGGGATGGAGGCTGAGAGGGCCGCGCGCCAGTCGTCGAGGCGCTGGGCGAGGTCTGCGTCCTGCAGCGCCAGTATACCAGCCGCCATCAGACCTGCATTGGCCGCCCCGGCGGCACCGATGGCCATGGTGGCAACGGGAAACCCCTTGGGCATCTGCACGATGGAATAGAGCGAATCCACACCGGAGAGGGCGCGGGTCTGGACCGGTACGCCAACAACGGGCACACGGGTTTTGGAGGCGACCATGCCGGGCAAGTGAGCGGCCCCGCCGGCGCCGGCGATAATCACCTGCAGACCACGTTCGGCAGCGGATTTTCCGTAGCTCCACAGCCGGTCGGGGGTACGGTGGGCCGAGACGATCTTTGCCTCATAGGGGACGCCCAGGTCATCCAGAAGGGTGGCGGCCTCTTTCATAGTGGGCCAATCCGACTGGCTGCCCATGATGATGCCCACTTTGATGTCGGCGGTATGCTCTGGCATAGGCTCAGATCCTGTCATGCCGCGGGCCTGCGAACCCGCTGGGTTGGAGGAAGCGCGCACTATAGAGAACCCTGTGCATCACGCAATGCGGCAATGAACCCTTTTGGGCGCAGTGTTTGGAGGTCTAGATCAGGCGATGATATCCGGTGTCAGCCGGTCTTCGATCAGCGCGATCTTATCCTTCAGGATCAGCTTCTGCTTTTTCAGCCGCTGAATGGTCAGCTGATCGCTGGTGCCACGGTCCTGCAGGGCGGTGATTGCCTCGTCCAGATCGCGGTGTTGCCTGCGAAACACCTCCAGCTCCACCTGTAAAACATCGTCGGTTTTCATGGAGATATCGGTTGGTGCGTTCATTGGCGACTCGGCTTCTGGCGGGTTAAGACTTGGCGAATATTACGCTTTTAGGGGCTTTTGCGCCAGCGCTGCGGTGCCTTGGGCTTGTGAAAACGCATAAAACACCCATATTCTTAGGAAAGCGGTCGCCATAATGGGGCCGCCACCATACGTCGCTTTAGAATCAAGGACGAAACCCGTGTCTAAACTCACACTCGGCTCGTATCCGCATATGTTGGGATTTGAGCAATTGGAACGCCTTCTGGAACGCTCGGCCAAATCCGGGAATGAAGGCTACCCCCCTTATAACATTGAACAAACCTCAGATCATTCCTATCGTATTACGCTGGCCGTAGCCGGTTTTGCCGAGGCAGATCTGGCGATCACCGTAGAGGACCGGCAATTGGTCATCCGGGGTCGGCAGAGCGATGACAGCGACGGGCGCGTGTTTTTGCACCGGGGCATTGCCGCGCGCCAGTTTCAGCGCATGTTTGTATTGGCAGATGGTGTCGAAGTGGGCGAGGCGATTATGGAAAATGGCTTGTTACACGTCGACCTGACCCGCTCGCGGCCGGAAACCGTGGTTCAGACAATCAACATCAAGAAGGGGTAAGACAGATGCATACAGCCTACCAGTTCAACGATGCGGACAGCCGTATTGTCTACGTGAAGGCAGTTGATGTGGCCGATCTCCCTGCTGAGGTTCAGGCCGGCGCTGACGGGCGCACACAGCTTTATGCGGTGCATGATGCGGCGGGGGAGCAGTTGGCCTTGGTCAGTGACCGCAAGATGGCCTTCGTGCTGGCGCGGCAACATGATTATGCGCCGGTGCCTGTGCACTGACAACATTGCTGACGGCTAAGGGGCGCGAGCGGTATCGCTGATACCAATCTTGCCGCAGTTCAAGGATCGGGCGCCCTCGTGGCGCCCTTTTTCGTGCTGACGACAGGGGCTCGGATCTGGCTATGATGCCAGAACCCAGGGCGTTCTCATGGGCCGTGCTATGTCGGAACCCGCAACCAAATGCCCCTTGCGATGCCGCCATCGGCGTGGTTTTGCTTGGGCGTGACGGGATTGATTGCGGGAGAGAGGCATGCGCTACGATTTCGATTGGGTTGATGCGTTTTCGGCGCGCGCCTTTGGCGGCAATGGTTGTGCGGTCGTGCATGGTGGCGCGGAACTGAGCGATGAGACCTGCATGGCCTATGTGCGTGAAACCTCGCTGGTGGAATGTACGTTTACCGGGCCATCTGAGGTTGCCGACGTGCGAGTGCGCTATTTCCTGGCCAGCCGGGAGATTCCCTTTGCCGGTCATCCGACCATCGCGACCGTTGCAGCGCTGCGGGATCGCGGCCTTATGACCGAGGATACGATTACGCTGGAAACCGGCGCTGGCCTCGTACGCGTAACCGTTGTGGATGGTCTGATTGAAATGACACAGGTCGCGCCTGAGTTCGGTGCCTTTGCCGATCCGGAGCTGGTAGCAGCGGCCGTCTCTTTGCCGCTGGACGCTATTGTCGGACAGCCACAGCGAGTGTCCACCGGGTTGCCCTTCTGCATCACGGTGCTGCGGGACCGGGCCTCTCTAGAGGCGGCGCAGCTGGATATCCCGGCGCTTACTTGGTTGGGGGAGACGATGGGGGCTGAGGGCATCGACATGATGGAGCCGTTTCTGGTGACCCTGGACGGCGCCACGGCGGAGGGCGATACGTTTTCACGGCTGCTGATGGCGCCGCCCAGTCCGCCGGAGGATCCGTTCACCGGTTCGGCAACCGGGGCGATGGCTGCCTACCTGTGGCGGCATGGTCTGATGACGTCGGATCAGTTCATCGCCGAGCAGGGGCATGGGCTGGGGCGACCAGGTCAAGCCGTCGTAACCCGGGTTGGCCCGGCGGATGCGCCCAGCGGTATCCGGGTTGCGGGGCGGGGCTATGTGCTGATGCGCGGCACCGTCGATTTGCCCGACGCCAGCTAAGCAGGGGGCGGCAGCGCCATGAATGTCACGCGGGAACCCGCCGTTGCGGTGGTGCCTTATGGTGTCAGACTCAATCGTGATTTCGCCAATCGCAAGCTGGCCTCGCTGCATTGGCCGCTTGGCTGCCCTGCGGATCTGATCAGCGGGTGTGTTGCGGACCTGACAGCGCGGGACCATCTGATCGTCTGGGCCAAAACGGCGATGCATTTTCAACCTCGCTGGCCCTGCGCTGCGCGGATCTCCATGATGGTGATGGAGCCGAAAATCATGTCGGCGCTGCATCATCGGTTGTTGCCCTGGACCGGGCGGCGATTTTACCGGGTGTTCAGCTATGACGATGATCTTCTGGGCCGGACCGGCAATGGTGTGTTTCTGCCTTTTGGCACCACCTGGGTGCCGGAGTGGCGGGATCTGACCGTTGAGAAATGCGCGGATCTGTCCCTGATCGCCTCGGCCAAGCGGGATCATCCGGGGCATAGGCTGCGCCACGACATCGCCGAACATCTGAACACCAGTCAGCGCGAGGTGGCCATTCTGGGGCGCGGATACCAACCTTTCGACGCGAAGTCCGACGGGCTGGCGCCCTATCGATATAGTGTGGTGATCGAGAATGTGCGTGAGCGGAATTATTTCTCTGAAAAACTTATCGATGCGATCCTGTGTGAAACGGTGCCGATTTATTGGGGGTGTCCCAACATCAGCGACTTCTTTGATCCTGCTGGCATGATGGTCTGTACCTCGGCGGAGGAACTGCGCGCTTCCATTGCGATGATCTCCCACGGAGACTATGCCACGCGGCTGCCAGCGCTTCGGGCGATCAAACCGGCGGCTGCATACTATGGAGAGATCGAGCGGCGCGCGGCGGAGGCGCTGTTGGCAAGCCTTTGATACCGCTTTGGCGCATATGACAAAGGCCGCCCGGACAGGCGGCCTTTGTCGTGTTTGTTGGGGGGCGATCAGCCTGCGATCAGCCCCATGTTTTCCAGTTTCAGCAGAACCTGATGGGCGCAGTTGTCGACGTCGACATTCTCGGTCTCGACGCGCAATTCAGGATCTGTTGGCACATCATAGGGATCGGAGATCCCGGTGAATTCCTTGATCTTGCCTTCGCGTGCCAGTTTATACAGACCCTTACGGTCCCGGCGCTCGCATTCCTCGATCGAGGTGGCGACATGCACCTCAAGGAAGGCTCCGAACTGTTCCACATCCTCGCGAACGGCGCGGCGGGTGGTGGCGTAGGGTGCGATGGGCGCGCAGATGGCGATGCCACCGTTTTTGGTGATTTCAGACGCCACATAGCCGATACGACGGATGTTCAGATCGCGGTGCTCTTTCGAGAAACCCAGCTCGGAGCTGAGGTTTTTCCGCACGATGTCGCCATCCAGAAGGGTCACCGGGCGACCGCCCATTTCCATCAGCTTGACCATCAGCGCGTTGGCAATGGTGGATTTTCCGGAGCCGGAGAAACCTGTGAAGAACACGGTGAAGCCCTGCTTGGAGCGCGGCGGCTTGGTCTTGCGCAGCTCATTCACCACCTCGGGGAAGGAGAACCACTCGGGGATTTCCAGGCCTTCGGCCAGACGGCGGCGCAGTTCTGTGCCGGAGATGTTTAGGATGGTGACGTTGTCGCGATCTTCGATCTCGTCATTCGGCTCATACTGGGCGCGCTCCTGCACATAGACCATGTGCTTGAAGTCGACCATTTCGATGCCGATTTCTTCCTGATGCTCGCGGAACAGGTCCTGCGCGTCATAGGCACCATAGAAATCTTCACCGGCGGAGTTCTTGCCGGGGCCTGCGTGATCGCGACCAACGATGAAATGGGTGCAGCCGTGGTTCTTGCGGATCAGGCCGTGCCAGACCGCCTCGCGCGGGCCGGCCATGCGCATTGCCAGATTGAGCAGCGACATGGAGGTGGTTGCCGCCGGGTATTTGTCCAGCACTGCCTCATAGCAGCGCACGCGGGTGAAGTGATCAACATCGCCCGGTTTAGTCATGCCAACAACCGGGTGGATCAGCAGGTTGGCCTGGGCTTCGCGCGCGGCGCGGAAGGTCAGTTCCTGATGGGCACGGTGCAGCGGGTTGCGGGTCTGGAAGGCCACGATACGGCGCCAGCCCAGCTTGCGGAAATAGGCGCGCAGCTCGTTCGGGGTGTCGCGACGGCCACGGAAATCATAATGGACCGGCTGTTGGATGCCGGTCACCGGGCCACCGAGATAGATCTTGCCTGCGGTATTGTGCAGATAGTTCACTGCCGGATGGGCGTCGTCATCGGCGCCGAATACTTTTTCCGCTTCATGCGATTTATTGGGCTCCCAGCGGTCGGTCACAGTCATTGTGCCCAGGATCACGCCTTCCTGATCGCGTAGCGCGATGTCTTCGCCAATCTCAAGCGATGCGGCGAAGTCTTCGGACACATCCAGCGTGATCGGCATCGGCCAGAGGGTGCCGTCCGCAAGGCGCATGTTTTCGACGACGCCGTTGTAGTCTGCTTCGTTGAGAAAACCCTTCAGCGGGTTGAAGCCACCGTTCATCAGCAGCTCCAGATCACAGATCTGGCGCGGGCTCAGGTCGTGGCTTTTCAGCTCTGCGGCTTCGACCTTCAGCTTTTGTGCGGAGTCATAGGAGACGTAAAGCTCCGGGATGGGGGCGAGATTATTTTGCATCAACTTGGTCCTGTACTTAAATGGGACGAGGCCACTGGTGGTTCCGGTGAGTTCCGCATGCAGCGCGTCATATTCAGCGAACTTGCGGGCGAGAAACTGATCGGTGAGCCGGATCTTCTCGGCGGCACCGCGGGTGGTGAGGGCGTAGGCAAAGCGTTGGCGTTTGTCCGGGCCGGCGCGTTCGCTGACCTTGACCAGCCCCGCCTCAGCAGCTGCGCGCAGCTGCGCATTGAGGCGACCCAGAGAGGTGCCCACCGCCGCCGCCGTTGCCCGCTGCGAAGCGTCTGGCGCCTTGTCGAGCTGGCTGAGGATACGAAAGAGCAAATCTTCGTCCTCATGGCTTGGGGTGGTGGGGGTAGCTGGCATCGGGTCGACTCAAGATGTGTTCACGCGTGAACACATCTCATGGTTTGCAGTCGCAGCAAAGGCAAAACCACTACGCTTTGAGTGAAAAAGACCGCCGTTCCCAAATTGCAACGCAAGCGGAACGGGCGGCCTAATGCGATCTCTGCTCGGGAACAGAGATCTGATTGTCTGAGGCGGGCAGGGGGGTTAGCCCTCTGCAAATCCCCAACCATCGGGCCGAAAGCCATGATCGATTGCTACGCGGGTTGCAACCTCTTCGACCATCCAGATTGCGGAAGCTGACAGGATCTGATCCGGCATTGTCGCAATGAGCGTTGCAGGTTCGTCCCCTTCTGCCTCGGCCCATTGGGTGTGAAACCCAATGTCGGCCAGCGCTTCGGCGAGTGGCATCCATTCTTTGTCGGCTTCGCCAGACACAAAAAACAGGTCCAGATCAGCCTCAAACGGCAGATCGCCTTCTGCCTGAAGATCTGAGAAGGCCGAGAATGTCTCGGCCTTCTGGATGTCAAAATCATGCGCCACGGCGCTCACTCCTGTTCTGCCAGAAAGCGTTCGGCGTCCAGCGCAGCCATGCAGCCCATGCCGGCCGAGGTGACAGCCTGGCGATACTTGTGATCGGTCAGGTCTCCGGCGGCAAAAATACCGGGGATTGAGGTTTCGGTGGTGCCGGGCGTCACCTTTACATAGCCGCCGTTGTGGGTTTCCAGCACATCCTTCACCAGTTCGGTGGCCGGGGCATGGCCAATAGCGACAAAGACGCCTTTACAGGGGATCTCGGTGATCTCGTCAGTTTTCACGTTCTTCACACGGACGGCTTCGACGCCCAGCGGATTTTCGGTACCGACCACTTCTTCCAGCTGGTGGAACCACAGGGGTTCGATCTTCGGATTCTTCATCAGGCGGTCTTGCAGGATCTTTTCCGCGCGCAGCTCATCGCGGCGGTGTATCAGGGTCACCTTGGAGGCAAAATTGGTAAGGAACAGCGCCTCTTCCACGGCGGTGTTGCCGCCACCGATCACGACGATTTCCTGACCGCGATAGAAGAAGCCATCACAAGTGGCGCAGGCGGAGACGCCGAAGCCTTTAAATTTCTCCTCAGACGGCAGACCCAACCATTTTGCGCGCGCGCCGGTCGCGAGGATTACCGCATCCGCAGTATAGATGGTGCCGCTGTCGCCCTTGGCCACGAATGGGCGCGAGGTGGTGTCGAGGTCGGTGATGATGTCCCCAATGATTTCACAGCCCATGGCCTTTGCGTGGTCCTGCATCCGCACCATCAGATCCGGACCCTGAACCTCGGTATCGCCGGGCCAGTTCTCAACCTCGGTGGTGGTGGTCAGCTGGCCACCCGGTTCGATGCCCTGGACCAGGATCGGCTCCAGCATGGCGCGGCTGGCATAGACACCGGCAGTATAGCCTGCCGGGCCGGACCCGATGATCAGAACCTTGGTGTGGCGCGTGTCGCTCATCTCATTTCCCCAATAGATGAAAAGGGCGGTCTTGCCGCCGTCAGGCAATGCATATAACTGCACCCGGCGGCGTCTTAAAGCCCCGGCTTGGCCGAAGTCGGGCGCCCTTGATCTTGGCAGGTATAATAAGATGCTGAGGTCTCATCTTATCATTGGCAAATATTGTTGCGCGCAACTGAAATAATATTGCGTGCGATTTGGATGCTGGTATAACAAACGGAAATTTCAACAGGAGCTTCCAGATGGTCACAACACGCCTTGATCCGATTGATCGCAAGATTTTGTCGGAATTACAGGCCGACGGTCGCATGACCAATGTTGAGCTGGCCAAGCGTGTCGGTATTTCCGCACCACCCTGCCTGCGCCGGGTGCGCTCGCTTGAGGAGGCGGGGTTGATCCGGGGCTATCATGCCGAAGTCAATGCGCGCGAACTGGGGTTCGAGGTGCAGGTTTTCGCCATGGTGGGGCTGGAGAGCCAAGCGGAGGCTGAGCTGAGCGCCTTTGAAGCGAAATGCCGCGACTGGCCGCTGGTGCGGGAGTGCCACATGCTGAACGGCGAGGTGGATTTCATCCTGAAATGCGTCGCGCCCGATCTCAGCACCTTCCAGAGTTTTCTGACCAGTGATCTGCTGACCACTCCGAATGTGGCCAGCGTCAAGACATCGCTGGTCATCCGGGGTGCCAAGGATGAGCCGGGTGTGCCGTTTGACGTTCTCGAGCAGCGTCTTGCGCGTGAGGCCTGACCAAGGCCGGTAGCCCTGGCCGCGACGATGAAAAAGGCGCCCCGCAAGCGGGCGCCTTTTGCGTCGGGTTGACTACCCCCTTGCCGCGCGCAGGTGGGCCTCAGACCATATCAGGATCTGAGGGTTCGACGCGCGGATAGGCCAGCGAGCCAAAGCCCGCAATCGACTCAACATGGGAAAACAGGTTGAGATAGAGTGTGCGGATTGCGTGGCTCACCAGTTTCAGCGCCTCGGGACCCGGGTGATAGGTCTCAAACGGCAGGCCGCCGACATTGATCACCGCATGCCGTGGAAGGCAGATATGGTAGAGATCCACTGCCGTTGGGGGGGCAGTTTCGACAATGCTCATGCCGTCGTGGTATTGCTGTACCGGGACCAGTGAGGCGCCGTTTTCCAGCTGAATACCGGGTAGCGGTGCGCGCTGCAGCAGCCGCGCAGCTGGGCCAGTGACAACCGTTGACATTGGTTTCGCCTCGCCCAGGCTATCGGCAGTGAAGCTGGTCAGGCGATGGCTGCGCCCGTTCTGGCAGCTGCGGGAGGGAATCAGGCTGGTGCAGCCTTTCCACAGGAGCGGCTGCCTATCGCCGTCAAAGGTCATCAGCTCATCGCCTGGCAACAGATCTTCGATTGCGATGGGGCCTTGGGAGGTCTCAATCAGCGAGCCGCGGCAAAAGGCGGTAAAGGCCTCCTCAAAAAGCGGCAGAGAGGGGGCCACGTGGCGGGTTTCGGCGATGGAGCCATTGGGCAACAGGCTGCAGACGTCATAACGGCGCAGCTGAGGCCGCGCACCGCCGCGCTGGGCAGCCGGATCTTTCAACAGGGCGTTTGCTTCGACCGCATTGGCAGCTGCGCGTCGCAGCGACTGAGGTATGGTCATGGCTAACTTGCCTCTCTCATGACTGTACAGACATCGACTTTGGTAGCGCGATGAGCAGAAAGCGCGTCAAAGCCGCTTGATCCCTGCCGGGCATCCTATCCGCAATACGCGCGGTTCGGTGTATGCGCCCAGCAGGGCAGGTAATCGCGGCGGGGCTCGCTTGGGCAGAGGCCGCCGCCTGACCTGAACATTGGTGGACGATGTCAGGCCGGTATTCATGGCTCCCGGCTTGCTATGAGCCGTGGCGCGGTTCAGGCGCTTTTGGCAGCTGCCTGTTGCGATGTGGTTTGATGACGGCGTTCAATCGCGGCTTGCCGGTTGGCGCCACGGGTCCAGGGAAGGCGGACCTCTTCGGTCTTGGCGGCGGCCACAATGGATTTGATGAAGCGCGATTTCGGTTTCATGAGGCGTCTCCTGTCGGGGCGGGGCAACCTCCTGTCGCCCGCGCGCTGTATTCCCGACATTTGTCGCCTGCCAATGCGCCAGCAATGTGGCCGATCTGTGGAATTCACCGGAACTCCGCGAGATCTGCGTATGCTACCACGCCAAGTCCCGGCGCTGTTTTGCAACGGAATTCAATGCCGCGTCAGACTATGAAGGCCGCTGTGATTACAGACGGATACAGGAAATGAGACGACCGTAGTCGGCTTCCTTCCGATGGGTCGCCCGGCGGTAGGAGAAGAATCGCTCAGGATCGGAATAGGTGCAATGACCGGTCCAGGCCGCCTCCGCCACACCAGCGCTGCGCAGTTTGTGCAGGCCCAGAGACGGCAGATCAAAGAGATAGCGATCACCCTCGCCATTGGCAAAAAAACGGGCGTTGTCTGCATCCTGCATCATGAAGTCATCAAAGAACTCTGGGCCGACCTCATAGGCGCGCTGCGAGATCGACGGGCCAATGACCGCGCGGGTGTTTTGACGACTCGCCCCCAGCTGTTCCATTGCATCCAATGTGGCTTCCAGCACGCCGTCCAGCGTGCCGCGCCAGCCGGCATGGGCGGCGCCCACCACTTTTGCTTCTGGGTCATGGAACAGCACCGGCTGACAATCGGCAGTCAGGATCGACAGCACCACGCCGGGCACATTCGTGACCATCGCGTCGGCCTGAATATCGCCCTGAATATTGTCTTGCCGAACATCGGAGATGGTCAGGACATTTGCCGAATGTACCTGATTGACCCGGCCGAGCGCCTCTGGCGGGGCTTCCATGGCTGCGGCGGCTCGCGTCCGGTTGATCTGCACCGCTTCCCGCTGATCGGAGGAGCCGAGCCCGCAGTTCAGCCCGGCGAAAATGCCCGAAGACGCTCCACCGCGGCGGGTGAAGAACCCGTGTTTCGTGCCATTCAACAGGTC
The nucleotide sequence above comes from Phaeobacter inhibens DSM 16374. Encoded proteins:
- the trxB gene encoding thioredoxin-disulfide reductase, giving the protein MSDTRHTKVLIIGSGPAGYTAGVYASRAMLEPILVQGIEPGGQLTTTTEVENWPGDTEVQGPDLMVRMQDHAKAMGCEIIGDIITDLDTTSRPFVAKGDSGTIYTADAVILATGARAKWLGLPSEEKFKGFGVSACATCDGFFYRGQEIVVIGGGNTAVEEALFLTNFASKVTLIHRRDELRAEKILQDRLMKNPKIEPLWFHQLEEVVGTENPLGVEAVRVKNVKTDEITEIPCKGVFVAIGHAPATELVKDVLETHNGGYVKVTPGTTETSIPGIFAAGDLTDHKYRQAVTSAGMGCMAALDAERFLAEQE
- a CDS encoding Lrp/AsnC family transcriptional regulator; its protein translation is MVTTRLDPIDRKILSELQADGRMTNVELAKRVGISAPPCLRRVRSLEEAGLIRGYHAEVNARELGFEVQVFAMVGLESQAEAELSAFEAKCRDWPLVRECHMLNGEVDFILKCVAPDLSTFQSFLTSDLLTTPNVASVKTSLVIRGAKDEPGVPFDVLEQRLAREA
- a CDS encoding PhzF family phenazine biosynthesis protein, with protein sequence MRYDFDWVDAFSARAFGGNGCAVVHGGAELSDETCMAYVRETSLVECTFTGPSEVADVRVRYFLASREIPFAGHPTIATVAALRDRGLMTEDTITLETGAGLVRVTVVDGLIEMTQVAPEFGAFADPELVAAAVSLPLDAIVGQPQRVSTGLPFCITVLRDRASLEAAQLDIPALTWLGETMGAEGIDMMEPFLVTLDGATAEGDTFSRLLMAPPSPPEDPFTGSATGAMAAYLWRHGLMTSDQFIAEQGHGLGRPGQAVVTRVGPADAPSGIRVAGRGYVLMRGTVDLPDAS
- the pgeF gene encoding peptidoglycan editing factor PgeF — translated: MTLEILISDLLNGTKHGFFTRRGGASSGIFAGLNCGLGSSDQREAVQINRTRAAAAMEAPPEALGRVNQVHSANVLTISDVRQDNIQGDIQADAMVTNVPGVVLSILTADCQPVLFHDPEAKVVGAAHAGWRGTLDGVLEATLDAMEQLGASRQNTRAVIGPSISQRAYEVGPEFFDDFMMQDADNARFFANGEGDRYLFDLPSLGLHKLRSAGVAEAAWTGHCTYSDPERFFSYRRATHRKEADYGRLISCIRL
- the purE gene encoding 5-(carboxyamino)imidazole ribonucleotide mutase: MPEHTADIKVGIIMGSQSDWPTMKEAATLLDDLGVPYEAKIVSAHRTPDRLWSYGKSAAERGLQVIIAGAGGAAHLPGMVASKTRVPVVGVPVQTRALSGVDSLYSIVQMPKGFPVATMAIGAAGAANAGLMAAGILALQDADLAQRLDDWRAALSASIPEEPADD
- a CDS encoding bifunctional sulfate adenylyltransferase/adenylylsulfate kinase, which encodes MPATPTTPSHEDEDLLFRILSQLDKAPDASQRATAAAVGTSLGRLNAQLRAAAEAGLVKVSERAGPDKRQRFAYALTTRGAAEKIRLTDQFLARKFAEYDALHAELTGTTSGLVPFKYRTKLMQNNLAPIPELYVSYDSAQKLKVEAAELKSHDLSPRQICDLELLMNGGFNPLKGFLNEADYNGVVENMRLADGTLWPMPITLDVSEDFAASLEIGEDIALRDQEGVILGTMTVTDRWEPNKSHEAEKVFGADDDAHPAVNYLHNTAGKIYLGGPVTGIQQPVHYDFRGRRDTPNELRAYFRKLGWRRIVAFQTRNPLHRAHQELTFRAAREAQANLLIHPVVGMTKPGDVDHFTRVRCYEAVLDKYPAATTSMSLLNLAMRMAGPREAVWHGLIRKNHGCTHFIVGRDHAGPGKNSAGEDFYGAYDAQDLFREHQEEIGIEMVDFKHMVYVQERAQYEPNDEIEDRDNVTILNISGTELRRRLAEGLEIPEWFSFPEVVNELRKTKPPRSKQGFTVFFTGFSGSGKSTIANALMVKLMEMGGRPVTLLDGDIVRKNLSSELGFSKEHRDLNIRRIGYVASEITKNGGIAICAPIAPYATTRRAVREDVEQFGAFLEVHVATSIEECERRDRKGLYKLAREGKIKEFTGISDPYDVPTDPELRVETENVDVDNCAHQVLLKLENMGLIAG
- a CDS encoding Hsp20 family protein; its protein translation is MSKLTLGSYPHMLGFEQLERLLERSAKSGNEGYPPYNIEQTSDHSYRITLAVAGFAEADLAITVEDRQLVIRGRQSDDSDGRVFLHRGIAARQFQRMFVLADGVEVGEAIMENGLLHVDLTRSRPETVVQTINIKKG
- a CDS encoding DUF1150 family protein, with translation MHTAYQFNDADSRIVYVKAVDVADLPAEVQAGADGRTQLYAVHDAAGEQLALVSDRKMAFVLARQHDYAPVPVH
- a CDS encoding YdcH family protein codes for the protein MNAPTDISMKTDDVLQVELEVFRRQHRDLDEAITALQDRGTSDQLTIQRLKKQKLILKDKIALIEDRLTPDIIA
- a CDS encoding ribonuclease E inhibitor RraB, with translation MAHDFDIQKAETFSAFSDLQAEGDLPFEADLDLFFVSGEADKEWMPLAEALADIGFHTQWAEAEGDEPATLIATMPDQILSASAIWMVEEVATRVAIDHGFRPDGWGFAEG
- a CDS encoding 5-(carboxyamino)imidazole ribonucleotide synthase, giving the protein MTDLSENALKPGATIGILGGGQLGRMLSVAASRLGFRTHIFEPSATPPAAHVADRITTASYEDAEALAAFAASVDVITYEFENIPTSALDLLETLKPIRPGREALRISQDRLTEKTFLQDLGLQTAAFADISDQASLDAALTQIGAPSILKTRRFGYDGKGQARIKTPDDAAEALAAMAGAPSILEGFVNFSHEVSVIAARGVSGEIACFDPGENIHRDGILHTTTVPARLSAGQRMDAVLMAGKILNALEYVGVLGVELFVTPQGLIVNEIAPRVHNSGHWTQNGCAIDQFEQHIRAVAGWSLGDGQRHSDVVMENLIGADMDRVPELAREPNTALHLYGKAEAKPGRKMGHVNRVQKPQT
- a CDS encoding Hint domain-containing protein, giving the protein MTIPQSLRRAAANAVEANALLKDPAAQRGGARPQLRRYDVCSLLPNGSIAETRHVAPSLPLFEEAFTAFCRGSLIETSQGPIAIEDLLPGDELMTFDGDRQPLLWKGCTSLIPSRSCQNGRSHRLTSFTADSLGEAKPMSTVVTGPAARLLQRAPLPGIQLENGASLVPVQQYHDGMSIVETAPPTAVDLYHICLPRHAVINVGGLPFETYHPGPEALKLVSHAIRTLYLNLFSHVESIAGFGSLAYPRVEPSDPDMV